A single genomic interval of Rhizobium leguminosarum bv. trifolii WSM1325 harbors:
- a CDS encoding DNA-cytosine methyltransferase (TIGRFAM: DNA-cytosine methyltransferase~PFAM: C-5 cytosine-specific DNA methylase~KEGG: rec:RHECIAT_CH0003314 putative DNA-cytosine methyltransferase protein) — protein sequence MSDLRNEALSNAKKAIRILQKQMSDRLFRMADEVEGLLEHLSPKEVATFLHAACGMDVAEANTYLKVNKTLKDSGVLLREARIQFPVLRALATADDETRSEAISRIAGGATLGTRDVSAIRTNFRHRKMTFAEQSVTSAFKSSARLARRRAVEAARNLDKSAAELLTLLHAYGPKNMTDERRSDAHARVRASATALLPDFVSAYGSYDIPLADILRMPMHASDRRLALAYAAIDALAEGRFGGQFGLALDRSSLEAQWSTNFHECIQPITSTVAPDIFDIVTKERPPLTSLPTQKLNVIELCAGAGGMSLGLEDAGFHPLALFEFDKHAAATLRLNRPLWNVVEGDIRQVDFTPYRSAGVDLLVGGLPCQPFSIDGSRLGKDDPRDLLLEGARAVREILPQAFVFENVTGLLNARHADHLGNFLRQLKKSGYAVQIIRMEAEEYGVAQERSRMLFVGLRQGAMAAFRAPPTFPQWRSNLGDVLEDLMAANGWTGAKDWAEARRNHLVVRNGIELRGALASTVVGRKGGSREKEAARWAKKGIDIATVADAAPTQEEADLVGAGFLPQLTLRMRARLQGFPDYWDFVGGKDSTARQVGNAVPPVIGQAIGLAVRSALTGKRFDYSVMLREPFGQRFVDAPPIVPDFRSTEGAVVLSASAEISA from the coding sequence ATGTCAGATTTAAGAAACGAAGCCCTTAGTAATGCGAAGAAGGCGATCCGCATCCTGCAAAAGCAGATGTCTGACCGCCTGTTCAGGATGGCGGACGAGGTCGAAGGGCTGCTAGAGCATCTTTCGCCGAAGGAGGTCGCAACCTTCCTTCATGCCGCCTGCGGAATGGACGTGGCCGAAGCGAACACATATCTGAAGGTCAACAAGACCTTGAAGGATTCCGGGGTGTTGTTGCGCGAAGCACGCATCCAATTTCCGGTTCTGAGGGCGTTGGCGACCGCAGATGATGAAACGCGAAGCGAGGCCATATCCAGAATTGCCGGTGGTGCGACCTTGGGGACGCGGGACGTGTCAGCAATCCGTACCAATTTTCGACACCGGAAGATGACATTTGCGGAGCAGTCCGTCACCTCCGCCTTCAAGAGTTCTGCCAGGTTGGCGCGACGGAGAGCGGTCGAGGCCGCGCGCAATCTCGACAAGAGTGCCGCGGAACTCCTCACCCTCCTCCATGCCTACGGTCCCAAGAACATGACTGACGAGCGCCGCTCGGACGCCCATGCGCGCGTCAGAGCCTCGGCAACGGCTCTTCTTCCCGATTTTGTATCTGCTTATGGATCGTACGACATTCCTCTCGCGGACATTCTCAGGATGCCAATGCACGCGAGCGATCGCCGCCTAGCTCTTGCCTATGCCGCGATCGACGCTCTGGCCGAAGGACGCTTCGGGGGTCAATTCGGGTTGGCGCTCGACAGATCCAGCCTTGAAGCGCAGTGGTCGACCAACTTCCATGAATGCATCCAGCCGATCACATCGACCGTCGCGCCGGACATATTCGACATCGTTACGAAAGAACGCCCGCCGCTCACCAGCCTTCCTACCCAGAAGCTGAACGTCATCGAGTTATGCGCGGGTGCGGGCGGAATGTCTCTTGGCCTCGAAGACGCAGGGTTTCATCCCCTCGCCCTCTTTGAGTTCGACAAGCATGCCGCCGCAACATTGCGGCTCAATCGACCCCTCTGGAACGTCGTCGAAGGCGACATCCGCCAGGTGGATTTCACTCCCTATAGATCGGCGGGCGTTGATCTTCTTGTCGGCGGTCTGCCCTGCCAACCCTTTTCGATCGATGGCAGCAGATTAGGGAAAGACGATCCCAGGGACCTACTTCTTGAAGGCGCTCGTGCCGTCCGGGAAATCCTGCCTCAGGCTTTTGTCTTTGAAAACGTGACCGGGCTACTTAATGCGAGACATGCGGATCACCTCGGCAACTTTCTGAGGCAGTTGAAGAAATCCGGATACGCCGTTCAGATCATACGCATGGAAGCGGAAGAGTACGGTGTGGCTCAGGAACGCAGCCGGATGCTGTTCGTGGGATTGCGTCAGGGGGCCATGGCCGCCTTCCGTGCTCCGCCGACGTTTCCTCAGTGGCGTTCCAACCTCGGTGACGTCCTCGAAGACCTGATGGCCGCAAACGGCTGGACGGGCGCCAAGGATTGGGCGGAAGCCCGCCGCAACCATTTGGTCGTTCGCAACGGCATCGAACTACGAGGCGCGCTGGCCTCGACAGTGGTCGGGCGAAAGGGAGGCTCTCGAGAGAAGGAGGCTGCGCGCTGGGCGAAGAAGGGCATCGACATCGCCACTGTCGCCGACGCCGCGCCGACACAAGAGGAAGCTGACTTGGTCGGCGCAGGATTCCTGCCTCAACTCACGCTCCGGATGCGTGCCCGGCTTCAGGGGTTCCCGGATTACTGGGACTTCGTCGGTGGTAAGGATTCAACCGCACGCCAGGTCGGAAATGCAGTTCCTCCCGTGATCGGTCAAGCAATCGGGCTTGCGGTTCGTTCGGCTTTGACCGGGAAGCGATTTGACTATTCGGTCATGCTGCGGGAGCCTTTTGGACAGCGCTTCGTCGATGCTCCTCCTATCGTCCCGGATTTTCGATCGACGGAGGGCGCTGTAGTCCTATCAGCGTCCGCTGAAATCAGCGCGTGA